Proteins encoded together in one Porites lutea chromosome 2, jaPorLute2.1, whole genome shotgun sequence window:
- the LOC140925999 gene encoding melatonin receptor type 1B-A-like has product MENSTFMNPRTNLYKTYWWLAPKYFKQLASRPTYLIAIESGIMLLITVTAFVGNFLICFTLLRNPRLRTATNLLILVLAITDLLSACLTQTAATIVLMKGKWIVDVNPLDVRSFPCLLQGVMSPALIGWSMHIMALTALNRYICVVHQRLYNKIFSKKSTLVMVAAEGMIILSLVAISCPAGFARITLDPRRAMCFTTFKQLKTSQMVSHVFLVFTVAIPLIIICLSYFRVFKAIRSSYFQGQTDNTSSKTSATNAPQPISGATRIKEVKITKTVFAVLLGFLTCWIPAMMCNYLSYNMVDPRFPRQGELVFTYFLCLSSSINPFIYGATNRALRKEFLSSLSCRKIRKRTVVVPEAT; this is encoded by the coding sequence ATGGAAAACTCAACATTCATGAATCCAAGGACCAATTTGTATAAGACATATTGGTGGCTGGCGCCGAAATATTTCAAACAACTTGCGTCGAGACCCACGTATCTCATCGCTATTGAATCTGGAATAATGCTTCTTATAACCGTCACAGCATTTGTTGGAAACTTTCTAATCTGTTTTACTCTGCTGCGAAATCCAAGACTCCGTACTGCTACAAACTTATTGATTCTTGTATTAGCAATCACCGATTTGCTATCGGCTTGCCTTACGCAGACTGCAGCGACAATAGTTCTGATGAAAGGAAAATGGATCGTTGATGTCAATCCTCTTGATGTTCGAAGCTTTCCTTGTCTGTTGCAAGGTGTAATGTCTCCTGCTCTAATCGGCTGGTCGATGCACATCATGGCTTTAACGGCCTTAAATCGCTACATCTGCGTAGTGCATCAAAGACTGTACAACAAGATCTTCAGCAAGAAATCAACTCTTGTCATGGTGGCAGCCGAAGGGATGATCATACTTAGCCTCGTGGCTATCTCTTGTCCCGCGGGATTCGCGAGGATCACGTTAGACCCGAGACGCGCAATGTGCTTTACGACCTTCAAGCAACTAAAAACATCCCAGATGGTCTCGCACGTATTTTTGGTTTTTACGGTTGCAATTCCATTGATTATAATATGCCTGTCATATTTTCGAGTTTTCAAAGCAATAAGAAGTAGTTATTTCCAAGGGCAAACTGACAACACTTCCTCCAAAACATCCGCAACAAATGCCCCACAGCCTATTTCTGGAGCAACGAGGATAAAAGAAGTGAAAATAACTAAGACAGTTTTTGCTGTCCTGCTTGGATTCTTAACCTGCTGGATTCCAGCCATGATGTGTAACTACCTGAGTTATAACATGGTAGATCCTCGTTTTCCTCGCCAAGGAGAATTGGTTTTCACTTATTTTCTGTGTCTGAGTTCTTCCATTAATCCATTTATATACGGAGCCACAAACCGCGCTCTCAGGAAAGAATTTCTGAGTTCTCTGTCTTGTCGAAAAATTCGCAAGCGAACTGTTGTGGTACCAGAAGCTACATAA